The Symphalangus syndactylus isolate Jambi chromosome 3, NHGRI_mSymSyn1-v2.1_pri, whole genome shotgun sequence genome has a segment encoding these proteins:
- the C1QTNF5 gene encoding complement C1q tumor necrosis factor-related protein 5 yields MRRLLVLLLLGLAAGSPPLDDNKIPSLCPGHPGLPGTPGHHGSQGLPGRDGRDGRDGAPGAPGEKGEGGRPGLPGPRGEPGPRGEAGPVGPTGPAGECSVPPRSAFSAKRSESRVPPPSDAPLPFDRVLVNEQGHYDAVTGKFTCQVPGVYYFAVHATVYRASLQFDLVKNGESIASFFQFFGGWPKPASLSGGAMVRLEPEDQVWVQVGVGDYIGIYASIKTDSTFSGFLVYSDWHSSPVFA; encoded by the exons ATGAGGCGGCTCCTCGTCCTTCTGCTCCTGGGCCTGGCGGCCGGTTCGCCCCCACTGGACGACAACAAGATTCCCAGCCTGTGCCCGGGGCACCCCGGCCTTCCAGGCACGCCGGGCCACCATGGCAGCCAGGGCTTGCCGGGCCGCGATGGCCGCGACGGCCGCGACGGCGCGCCCGGGGCTCCGGGAGAGAAAGGCGAGGGCGGGAGGCCGG GACTGCCGGGACCTCGAGGGGAGCCCGGGCCGCGAGGAGAGGCGGGACCCGTGGGGCCCACCGGGCCTGCCGGGGAGTGCTCGGTGCCTCCGCGATCCGCCTTCAGCGCCAAGCGCTCCGAGAGCCGGGTGCCTCCGCCGTCTGACGCACCCTTGCCCTTCGACCGCGTGCTGGTGAACGAGCAGGGACATTACGACGCCGTCACCGGCAAGTTCACCTGCCAGGTGCCTGGGGTCTACTACTTCGCCGTCCATGCCACCGTCTACCGGGCCAGCCTGCAGTTTGATCTGGTGAAGAATGGCGAATCCATTGcctctttcttccagttttttGGGGGGTGGCCCAAGCCAGCCTCGCTCTCGGGGGGCGCCATGGTGAGGCTGGAGCCTGAGGACCAAGTGTGGGTGCAGGTGGGTGTGGGTGACTACATTGGCATCTATGCCAGCATCAAGACAGACAGCACCTTCTCCGGATTTCTGGTGTACTCTGACTGGCACAGCTCCCCAGTCTTCGCTTAG
- the RNF26 gene encoding E3 ubiquitin-protein ligase RNF26 has translation MEAVYLVVNGVGLVLDVLTLVLDLNFLLVSSLLASLAWLLAFVYNLPHTVLTSLLHLGRGVLLSLLALIEAVIRFTCGGLQALCTLLYSCCSGLESLKLLGHLASHGALRSREILHRGILNVVSNGHALLRQACDICAIAMSLVAYVINSLVNICLIGTQNLFSLVLALWDAVTGPLWRMTDVVAAFLAHISSSAVAMAILLWTPCQLALELLASAARLLASFVLVNLTGLVLLAFVLAVTVTVLHPDFTLRLATQALSQLHARPSYHRLREDVMRLSRLALGSEAWRRVWSRSLQLASWPNRGGAPGAPQGDPMRVFSVRTRRQDTLLEAGRRSEAEEEEARTIRATPARGRERLNEEEPPGGQDPWKLLKEQEERKKCVICQDQSKTVLLLPCRHLCLCQACTEILMRHPVYHRNCPLCRRGILQTLNVYL, from the coding sequence ATGGAGGCAGTGTACCTGGTAGTGAATGGGGTGGGCCTGGTGCTGGACGTGCTGACCTTGGTGTTGGACCTCAACTTCCTGCTGGTGTCCTCCCTCCTGGCTTCCCTGGCCTGGCTCCTGGCCTTCGTCTACAACCTGCCGCACACGGTACTGACTAGTCTTCTGCACTTGGGCCGCGGAGTCTTGCTTTCATTGCTGGCCTTGATTGAAGCCGTGATCCGATTCACGTGTGGGGGCTTGCAGGCCTTGTGTACCCTGCTCTATAGCTGCTGCTCTGGCCTAGAGAGCCTAAAGCTCCTGGGGCACTTGGCCTCTCATGGAGCACTGCGGAGCAGGGAGATACTGCACCGGGGCATCCTCAATGTGGTCTCCAATGGCCATGCTTTGCTGCGCCAGGCCTGTGACATCTGTGCCATTGCCATGAGCCTGGTGGCTTATGTGAtcaacagcctggtcaacatctGCCTCATCGGCACTCAGAACCTCTTTTCCTTGGTGCTGGCCCTGTGGGATGCAGTGACCGGGCCTCTGTGGAGGATGACGGACGTAGTGGCTGCCTTCCTAGCCCACATTTCCAGCAGTGCTGTGGCCATGGCCATCCTCCTTTGGACACCCTGCCAACTAGCCCTGGAGCTGCTGGCCTCAGCTGCCCGCCTCCTGGCCAGCTTTGTGCTTGTCAATCTCACTGGCCTGGTGTTGCTAGCTTTCGTGCTGGCAGTGACGGTGACTGTGTTGCATCCGGACTTCACCCTGAGGCTGGCTACCCAGGCACTCAGCCAGCTCCATGCCCGGCCATCCTACCACCGTCTTCGAGAGGATGTCATGCGGCTCTCTCGCCTAGCACTGGGCTCGGAGGCCTGGCGCCGAGTCTGGAGCCGCAGCCTGCAGCTGGCAAGTTGGCCAAACCGGGGAGGGGCACCTGGAGCCCCCCAGGGTGACCCTATGAGGGTGTTCTCAGTTAGGACCCGGAGACAGGACACTCTTCTTGAAGCGGGGCGCAGAtcagaggcagaagaggaggaggcCAGGACCATCAGAGCGACACCTGCCAGGGGCCGAGAGAGGCTCAACGAGGAGGAGCCTCCAGGTGGGCAAGACCCATGGAAGTTGCTGAAGGAGCAAGAGGAGCGGAAGAAGTGTGTCATCTGCCAGGACCAGAGCAAGACGGTATTGCTCCTGCCCTGCCGACATCTGTGCCTGTGCCAGGCCTGCACTGAAATCCTGATGCGCCACCCCGTCTACCACCGCAACTGTCCGCTCTGCCGCAGGGGCATCCTGCAGACCCTCAATGTCTACCTCTGA